GAGGAACATCCAACGAGAACCAAACCGTCAACAGACGCTGCGGCCGCGCGAGACCCGTGAGGGGTCTCACGGGCCGCCAAGCCCAGTGACCCTACATCTTATCCAAGCCCAAAAACTGTCCAACAATTGGGGTCCACCTTACTTCTGCCACGGCTGCCAGGCTCTAGCGTTGATCTGGTTGTCACATCGCCGCCATATGCGCTGCACTTCAAAAAGGAATATGGCAACGCCGACCAGCACGAGTACGTGGACTGGTTTCTCCCGTTCGGCCGCGAGATCAAGCGATTACTCAAGCCGGATGGCAGCTTTGTCCTGAACATCGGCGGAAGTTGGACGCCGGGCGCCCCGATCCGGTCGCTATATCACTTCCGGTTGCTGCTGGCCTTATGCGATGATCTTGGCTTTCACCTGTGCCAAGAGTTTTTTTGGTACAACCCCGCGAAGATGCCCGCCCCTGCAGAGTGGGTCAACGTCCGGCGGGTGCGGGTCAAAGATTCGGTCGAGTACATCTTCTGGCTTTCACCGTCGAAGTTCCCTAGGGCCGACAACGCCAAGGTGTTGCAAGCTTACAGCAAAGACATGGAGCGGCTGATCAAGCGAGGGGTTAAGAACACCAAGCGACCGTCTGGTCACAACATTAAAGAGAGTTTTGCGGCCGACAAGGGTGGATCAATACCGCCAAACATCATCGAGTGCGGTAATAACGAGTCCAATAGCCGCTACATTAAGGAATCTAAGCGGAAGGGACAGAAGGTCCACCCCGCGAGATTCCCCGCCGAGTTACCGCGTTTTTTTATGGAGTTCCTGACGAATCCAGGCGACTTGGTGCTCGACCCGTTTGCTGGGTCGAATACGACAGGTGCAGTCGCAGAACGAATAGGGCGTCGATGGCTCGCCGTGGAGAAGGATCGAGCGTACGCGAAGGATTCCGAGTTACGATTTGAGGAATTCGGTGAGGACTCCAGAGTCGGCCAGCGGCTGATGTTCAACATGAGTTCCAAGTAACAGCCACGCGAAGGCGTCGTTGTTCCAAGCGGGAACACTCGCGATTTGAACGCAAAAGACTCGCCACAAGCGACTTGTGACGAGTCCCAAAAAGAGCCAGCGAAGGGAGTCGAACCCTTAACCCCCGCATTACGAATGCGGTGCTCTGCCGATTGAAGCTACGCTGGCCGATTTGCCCGAAGCGACCTCGAGAAGGCGTGGTGAAACCAGCCGTCCGCTGACGCTGCCAAGGCAAACATCCGAAGCTAAAGAATGGGCTCTGTGCAGTCAAGGCGTCCCCTTGCCAGGTTCTCGCCAGGTAGTGGGTAAGTGCATTTGATGCATTGACCAACAAAAACCTTCACTCTCCCTTCGGGAGAAGTCGGGGTGAGGGCGTCTCAGCTCGAAGCCAATCGCCGATCCCCGCACCGCGGCCCTCTCCTGAAGGGCCTGAAGGGAGAGGACTCGCGGCACGCGGATCAAAGCCTGCACCCGCCTAATCGCCCACGAACCCCTCGCCAACAGGGTGAACGGCAGATCTTTATCCGGGGTTGGTGCCGGAAGTCTGTAGGGTGCCCTGGGGGCACCGTAACGCGAGAATCTCATTCGTGGTGTGCACAGCGCACCCTACAGTCCCGGGCCTCGCAGCAGCCGGCCGCTGCGTAGAAGTGACGCCTTCGACGTTCGCAACTCCACAGTCGGCTTTTCGGGGGATTTTCCCCAAAATCTGCGTGCCCTATCCGGCGAAAGCCGGTAGCATGGGGGAACTGCGGGCGAAACATTTCGCCGGTGCGCAGGGTAACACCCAGCGCACAGGCAAACGCCTGCGAGATGCCTTCGATTTTTTACTGGCCCGACGGGCAAACCCGGACGGGTAAAAAAACGGGGGCCTCTGACGCGCCACATCCACAATGGCATTGCCGGATGGCCAGGGGCAAGTCAACCATCCTGCCGGTAGTCGTCAGAGGCCCCGCGGGCCAGTCTCATTTAGGAACCGGACTCAGGCGTCCGCGTTCTGCCCTCTCCTATATGCAGGGGACGTGCCGATTCATGAGGGCGACGTCGCTCTCAGCCTGGCGCGCACTCGCGCGGGACCTTATTTTCCAAAGACTTAGTATCGATTTTCGCCGCGACATAATTTTCCTTTGTCCATGTTCGAAACTCCCCGTTAGTCGGGGTGGACCATGAAAAATCGCTCAAAATCGCTGTGCAGGATCGAGCACCGCTGCACTTCGCCCGACCAATGGTTCGAGAGCGACCAATTCGTATCACATTGAGACATGCCTGCATTTTACGGGCGTGCCAACATCCCTAATCTGCCCAAACGCATGGCGCTTCTTCCAAACCCGGGGCCGCGTCACTGCGTACGAACGACAGGCAGTGACTGGGTTTGTGCGCATAAGTCTCATTAGTAGAATGGCCGCTTCTCGTTCGCGGCCCCGATAACCAGTAGGGCTGATCTTTTGCCTGGGCTTCTCACCCCAGGGCCAATTGTTTAGGGAGGAACAGCAACGTGCCTGCCAATCCCGCTCGAATCGGACCCTACACCTGTGGCACGGGTCAGCCCCTGTTGGTCATTGCCGGGCCGTGTGTGATCCAGAACGAGGAGCTGACTCTCTCGATCGCCCAACGGCTCGACCGGCTGCGTCGCGAGTTGCCCATCCAGTTGGTCTTCAAAGCGTCGTTCGACAAGGCCAACCGCACCAGCGCCGACGCCTTCCGCGGCCTGGGGGTCGAGGCCGGCCTGGCGGTTCTCGCCCGGGTCCGGGAAGTCACGGGCCTGCCCGTAACGACCGACATTCACGAATCGTGGCAAGCCGAACCGGTCGGCAAGGTTTGCGACCTCTTGCAGATTCCGGCCTTTCTGGCGCGGCAAACCGACCTGCTGGTAGCGGCCGCCAAGACGGGCCGCGCCGTGAACGTCAAGAAGGGACAATTCCTCGCTCCGTGGGATATGCGGCACGTCGTGACTAAGCTGGAACAGTCTGGCTGTCAGAACATCCTGCTGTGTGAGCGCGGCACATTCTTCGGCTACGGGCGCCTGGTCAACGACATGCGCGCGATACCGCAGATGCGGGCCCTGGGCGTGCCAGTCGTGTTCGATGCCACGCACAGCGTGCAGGAGCCTGGCGGTCTTGGCGCGGCCACCGGCGGCAATCGCGCCATGGTCGAGCCGCTGGCCCGCGCGGCCACGGCCATCGGTATCGACGGACTGTTCTTCGAAACGCATCCCGAGCCCGACACTTCGCCCAGCGACGGACCGAACATGATCCCGCTGGACGAATTTCCGGCGCTTATCACGCGGCTGCTTTCGATTCGCGCGACGGTGGAGAAATTTTCGTGATTTCGATTCGACGACACTCCGAACCAAAGCGCGCCGCCGCGACACTAGCCCGAAGCGCAAGCGAGGGCATTGCTGCCACGAGGGGTATCGACCCTCGCTCGCGCTTCGGGCTTGTATCGTTGTTCGCTCGACACGTCGTGCTCGTCGCGATTATCGGTCTTACCACCAGCGGTTGCCAGGACACAAATCGCAGCCCGCGCTCGACACACGTCAGCTCCGCGACGTCGCGCGAGCAGATGAACGATCAGAATCTGCAATACGCTTTCGACGTGCTGCGCAGCACCGAGGAATTTCAGACGGCCGAATCGCTGCAGGCGGTCGTGGCCCGTTTGAATCAATGGACGCAGGACAAGCAGCCCCGCGCCGATTGGCAGCCCGAGCCGATCCTGGAAACGCTTCCCGAAGAGCTGCGCCAGCTCCCCGCCGTGCGCAGCCTGGGCGACTTACGTTTTCCCCCTATCGACGGTCCCGAGCTGCAGCAGACCGTATGGCTGAACGCGATTGCCGAGCGCGCCCGCGGGCAGGAAAGCCAACCGCTGCCGATCGCCCAGGCTCTTTTCGATTGGGTCGTCCGCAATGAGCAGATCGAGCGCGACGCCAACATGCCGGTGCCGCACATGCCGCGGGAGATCCTCATCCTCGGGCATAGCACCGCGGCCGACCGCGCCTGGATTTTTACTCTCTTATGCCGCCAGCAAGGGTTGGACGTCGTCGAACTGGCGATCGCCGGCGACGATGGTACGGAGCCACGTCTGTGGACGCCCGCCGTGTTTCTCGATGGCGAGCTTTATTTGTTCGACACGCGCTTAGGTCTGCCCATCGCCGGTCCCGAGGGCAAGCCGGTGGCCACGCTTCGCGACGTGCTGGCGGACGAGAAGCTGCTGCGTGCGATGGATCTTGATCCACAGCGGCTGTACCCGATCACCGCCGACGACCTGCAGCACCTGGTGGCGCTGGTCGAGGCGTCGCCGATGTTCATCTCGCAGCGCATGCAGTTGGTCGAATCGGAGCTGCCCGGCAAGGAAACATTGATTCTCACCGCGCATCCGTCGGCCCTGGCCGAAAAGGTGAAGTCGCATCCCGGCATCACCGGCGTCCAAGCGTGGCGGCTGCCGTACGAGCGCATGAAAAAGCAAATGCAGCTCGACCGCGAGACGCAGGTCAAAGCGGTCGCCGAGTTTGCCCCGTTCCAGATTCCCAACTCCATCCTCTGGCAAGCCCGCGTGCTGCACTTGTTGGGCAGCTTCGACGGCGACAAAGGGGCAAGCGTCCTGTACCAGTCGGCCCGCCCTTCGGATGCGGATTTGAAGTCATACCGCGACAAGGCGCCGGAAAAGACGCGGCCCAAGGTCGAGAACGACGTGGCGCGGATGAAAGAAGCCAAGCAGTCGGCCAGCTACTGGCTGGGGCTGATCGCTTTCGAGCGTGGCAACTACCCGGCGGCCATCGATTATTTTCAGACCCGCACGCTGGAGGCGGCGCCCGAAGGTCCTTGGACCGGGGGTGCCCGCTATAACCTGGCTCGCTCGCTCGAAGCGCTCGGTCGCACGGACGAAGCCATTCGCTATTACAAAGCCGACCTGTCCGCGCAGCGGTCAGGAAACCTGCTGCGGGCCGAGCGGCTGGAAGCGGCCAAGAAACCTGCGGAAACCGCCGAGAAAGAAAAGGAAGCGGCCGAGTGACCGCCGACCCGTCGCCCTACTGCCACAGACAGCCTTGCCGGGCGAACTGTCGGGCGGTAGACTTGTCTCTCTTACCAATAGGCAATTTTCGGCTGTAGATGAGCCCGCGATGATGGGCCGTTAGCGCGAGGGACTGAACCATGAAAAAAGGCATTCATCCCAAGTACGTGACAACGCACGTTAAGTGCGGTTGCGGCAATACCTTTGAGACGCGCAGCACCCAGCCCGAGCTGAAGGTCGATATTTGCAGCGCCTGCCACCCGTTCTTCACCGGTAAGTTGAAGTACGTGGACGCGGCCGGACGTATCGAAAAGTTCAAGAGCAAGTTTTCTGGAAGCGGTTACGCCAGCGTCGAACGCGGCAAGAAGGGCGGCAAGGCGGCCAAAGCCCAAGCTGCCGAGACCTAGCTGCTGGAGACTGGCGTTCTGCCAGTCTCTTTCGAGTCGGACCGCACCGACCTTGGCGTGTGCGCCGGCTCACTTCTTCTCCGCGCGATTTTTCGGCGTGGCTCTCGAACTGCTTCCGGTTTCGTGCATGCGCACTTTTATTGGGTGAATTCCGATGAGGGACCAACTCGACCAAACGCTGGCCCGTTTTGAGGTGCTGGAAAAGCAACTGCTCGACCCAGCCGTGCAGGCTAACGGCGCGCAGATGGCCGCCGTATATCGCGAGCACGGCTCGCTGGCCAAGCTGGCCACCAAGTATCGGCGCTTCAAGGACTTGAACGCGCAGA
This genomic stretch from Pirellulales bacterium harbors:
- a CDS encoding site-specific DNA-methyltransferase, giving the protein MGSTLLLPRLPGSSVDLVVTSPPYALHFKKEYGNADQHEYVDWFLPFGREIKRLLKPDGSFVLNIGGSWTPGAPIRSLYHFRLLLALCDDLGFHLCQEFFWYNPAKMPAPAEWVNVRRVRVKDSVEYIFWLSPSKFPRADNAKVLQAYSKDMERLIKRGVKNTKRPSGHNIKESFAADKGGSIPPNIIECGNNESNSRYIKESKRKGQKVHPARFPAELPRFFMEFLTNPGDLVLDPFAGSNTTGAVAERIGRRWLAVEKDRAYAKDSELRFEEFGEDSRVGQRLMFNMSSK
- the kdsA gene encoding 3-deoxy-8-phosphooctulonate synthase, translated to MPANPARIGPYTCGTGQPLLVIAGPCVIQNEELTLSIAQRLDRLRRELPIQLVFKASFDKANRTSADAFRGLGVEAGLAVLARVREVTGLPVTTDIHESWQAEPVGKVCDLLQIPAFLARQTDLLVAAAKTGRAVNVKKGQFLAPWDMRHVVTKLEQSGCQNILLCERGTFFGYGRLVNDMRAIPQMRALGVPVVFDATHSVQEPGGLGAATGGNRAMVEPLARAATAIGIDGLFFETHPEPDTSPSDGPNMIPLDEFPALITRLLSIRATVEKFS
- a CDS encoding tetratricopeptide repeat protein; the encoded protein is MFARHVVLVAIIGLTTSGCQDTNRSPRSTHVSSATSREQMNDQNLQYAFDVLRSTEEFQTAESLQAVVARLNQWTQDKQPRADWQPEPILETLPEELRQLPAVRSLGDLRFPPIDGPELQQTVWLNAIAERARGQESQPLPIAQALFDWVVRNEQIERDANMPVPHMPREILILGHSTAADRAWIFTLLCRQQGLDVVELAIAGDDGTEPRLWTPAVFLDGELYLFDTRLGLPIAGPEGKPVATLRDVLADEKLLRAMDLDPQRLYPITADDLQHLVALVEASPMFISQRMQLVESELPGKETLILTAHPSALAEKVKSHPGITGVQAWRLPYERMKKQMQLDRETQVKAVAEFAPFQIPNSILWQARVLHLLGSFDGDKGASVLYQSARPSDADLKSYRDKAPEKTRPKVENDVARMKEAKQSASYWLGLIAFERGNYPAAIDYFQTRTLEAAPEGPWTGGARYNLARSLEALGRTDEAIRYYKADLSAQRSGNLLRAERLEAAKKPAETAEKEKEAAE
- the rpmE gene encoding 50S ribosomal protein L31 translates to MKKGIHPKYVTTHVKCGCGNTFETRSTQPELKVDICSACHPFFTGKLKYVDAAGRIEKFKSKFSGSGYASVERGKKGGKAAKAQAAET